In Malaclemys terrapin pileata isolate rMalTer1 chromosome 11, rMalTer1.hap1, whole genome shotgun sequence, a single genomic region encodes these proteins:
- the PRLH gene encoding prolactin-releasing peptide yields the protein MKLLAACFMYLLLTCLALPKAECRLHERSMEIRNPDIDPSWYTGRGIRPVGRFGRRRAVVGSSQKSGYGHRQACLPLEESSESIQDE from the exons ATGAAACTGCTGGCTGCCTGCTTCATGTACCTGCTGCTCACCTGTCTGGCTCTGCCCAAAGCCGAATGCCGACTCCACGAGCGATCCATGGAAATCAGGA ACCCTGATATCGACCCTTCCTGGTACACGGGGCGTGGGATCAGACCCGTGGGACGGTTTGGCCGGAGGAGAGCTGTCGTGGGGAGCTCCCAGAAGTCGGGCTATGGACACAGGCAAGCTTGCCTCCCTCTAGAAGAAAGCAGTGAATCCATTCAAGATGAATGA